GGTCGCGCACTTTGATCCCAAACTAGGCGGTGGCCAGGGTGGACGGGACTATTTCACTGAAGTGAACTCCTGGCTTTATACCTTCGGCGTTCAGCATGATGTCGCCGGATTGATCCATCTGTTCGGCGGCCGCGACAAATTCAATGCCAAGCTCGACCAGTTGTTCGTCGAGCAGTATGGGACATCAAAATACCAGTTCCTCGGCCAGTTTCCCGACGCCACAGGACTGATTGGGATGTACGCACAAGGAAATGAGCCGAGCTTCCATATCCCCTATCTTTACGACTTCTCCGGCCAGCCATGGAAGACGCAACGTCGCGTGCGGCAGATCATGAACGTGTGGTACGGAGACGGGCCACTGGGTATTCCCGGAGATGATGACGGCGGCGAAACATCATCGTGGTATGTGTTCAGCGCCATGGGCTTTTATCCCGTTTGCCCGGGAAGCCCCGTCTATGAAATTGGCAGCCCCATCTTTGCCAAGACCGTGATTCGACTAGCTGACGGCAAGAACTTCACAGTCACCGCGAACCATGTTTCTGCCCAAAACAAATACATCCAATCAGCCACGCTCAATGGACAGCCGCTCGATAAGCCCTGGTTTCGGCAATCAGACATTGCCAACGGCGGAACGCTGACTCTTGAAATGGGAGACAAGCCCAATCTTCATTGGGGCAGCGCCGTCGAAGATGCTCCGCCGTCCATGTCTGCACCGATGCAAACCGCTCAGCAATAAGCTGACAGACCTGAGGAGAAGAACATGCATGATTTCCAGAGAAGGTCGCGCCGCGAACTTCTATCCATTGGCGCGGTCGCAGGACTTTCGACTCTCTTCGACTCCTCGCGCCAGGCCTATGCAACGGAGCCTTCTGCCGTCCCGGATTCAAATTGCCAGGATGTGCGAAAGTTCGGAGCGGCTGGAGACGCAAAGACCGACGACACAGCAGCGTTCCAGCGCGCTCTTGATGCAGCGTCCAAGTCAGGCGGAGGAATTGTTTACGCGCCGCCAGGGCGATATCTGCTTCGTGGATCACTGATCGTTCCCGATGGCGTCACCTTGCAGGGGTCCTTTGCCTGTGCACCATCCCATACAGGGGTAAGAGACCGTGGACAGTCCAAGCCGGGCGACGATGGAACGGCTCTGCTTGTAACCGCGAATCAAGGCCACGAAGAAGGCGAGCCATTTCTAACCCTCAACACGAACAGCACCATACGCGGATTGACTCTCTACTATCCGGAACAAGTTACCGACAATACCCCCATAGCCTATCCCTGGACGATCGCAATGCGGGGAAAGAACCCGGCAGTCCTTGATGTTGAATTACTCAATCCCTACCAGGGCATTGATGCCAGCAGAAATGAGCGCCATAACATTCGCAATGTAACTGGACAACCTATCCGCCGGGGCATCTGGGTCGATGCAATTTACGACATCGGACGCATCGAGAACGTGCACTTCAATCCCTGGTGGAACTCGCACAGCGCGGTCTATCAATGGCAGACCAAGAACGGAGAGGCATTTATCTTCGGCCGCGCCGACTGGGAATATGTGCTCAACACGTTCTGCTTCGGCTATCACGTTGGATATAAGTTCGTAGACACCAGTACGGGAAACTGCAACGGAAACTTCCTGGGGATTGGAGCAGATGACTGCAACCGGGCCATTCTGGTCGAGCAATGCGCTTCCTACGGGCTTCTCATTACAAATGGCGAGTTCACTTCATTCCATGGCGACGACCCAACCATGATCGAAGTCCGGCCAACGAATAGTGGCGTTGTCCGGCTCAGCAATAGCGCCTTTTGGGGGCCATGCAATCAAATTGCAAAAATCGCGGGAACGGGGACGGTTGGGTTGAGCGACTGCACCTTCGTGCAGTGGGGCAAAGAGGGTGAGCGTGCAGCAATCCAGGCGTCATCAGGAAGCATTCTGCTGCGCGGGTGCGAGTTCCTTCAGAACAAGCCGCATGTTCTTCTTGGAGAAGACGTGAAGCGTGCTGTCCTCTCCGGCAACCTCTTCGCAGGACCTGCGCAGATCCAGAATCATTCTCACGGAGATGTCCAGATCGGCTTGAATGCCGCGTCATCCTGAAGCCAACGGCAATTCGAGGTCGATAATGAAGGCTGCGTTCGCAAGGTCGGTTCTGGCTGGGTTGCTGTGTTCTACGCTTATTGCTGTCACGGCGCAGCAGCCGCCTTCCGGCGCAATGCCGCGAGCCTCAGCACAGCATATTTCGGAGCGGCAATGGGTGGGAACGTGGGCCACACCACCTGTCCATGCCGATACTCACCGGAGTTTCTACCAACAGACTCTGCGGCAAATCGTGCACACCAGCATTGGCGGCACTCAAGCGCGTATCCGCATCTCCAACCTGTTCGGCAGCCGTCCGCTTCATATCGAAGATGTGCATTTGGCAAGATGGACCCGTGGAACATCTATTATTCTCGCCAACACAGATCGCCTGGCGCTCTTCAACGGACAGCCCTCGGTGACAATCCCGCCAGGCGCATCTGCCGTGAGCGATCCTGTCACAATTACACTTCCTGCTCTCTCCGATGTTGCCATCAGCATGTATCTCCCAGACCACACCGGACCGGCAACCTGCAATCCCGACGCACATCAAACGAGCTACATCGCCGTGGGAGACGTCAGCGGAGACACTACCCTCAAGAATGCTGCCACGACCGGAAGCTGGTATTACATTACAAATCTCGACATACAAGCTGACTCGTGGCGCGGTGCGCTTGTGACGCTAGGTGCCTCTATTACGAATGGGTATAAATCCACAGACAATGCGAACCTCCGCTGGCCCGACATCCTGGCTCAAAGGCTGCTCGGCGCCGGACTTCGTATAGGAGTGTTGAACGAAGGAATAAGCGGGAACAGGCTGCTTACTTACGGAGCTGGAGAAAGTGCAGAGGCCCGCTTTGACCGCGATGTTCTTGCACAGCCTGGTGTCCGCTGGGTCATCTTCTCTGATGATCCGATCAACGATCTGGGATCAACGCGGCCTATTCCCAAGGCGGATCAGTTAATCGCAGGCATGCAGCAGCTTATCGACATGGCCCATCGTCACCACATCCAGTTCTTATGCTCCACACTGACGCCATATCAGGGCGCCAACTACTGGACTCCAGCCGGAGAGACCGCCCGTGAAGAGGTCAACGCATTTCTACGCAGCAAAACAAGCGGATGCGATGCAGTCATGGATCAGGACCTTGCTACCCACGACCCGGCCCACCCCACGCAATATCTACCCGCCTACGATAGCGGCGACCACCTGCATCCGAACGATGCAGGCATGCAGGCTATTGCCAATGCCGTAGACCCTTCGATCTTCACGCAGAGAAAATCTCACTAGCCGGACGTGTACCCGCTACCTGCAACTTCTTCATGGAGGGCATGTGCGCTAGACTAGGTTCTCATACAGGCAAAGCGTCACAAAAGTGCGAGCGCCGGTGATGGGAAGCGATTGTAAGCGGGTCTCGTGGCGTTGCCGCAACGGACGGCAGCAACGCTGTTGCGAGGAGGGAATCCGATGGACGTCGAAACGGCCGCCGATCATGCTGAAATGCCAGCGGTCGCCGAGTGCCATCGTCAAGTTGAACGTATTCTTCAGTCCAGCGCATTCCGGAATGCAAGCACCTTGCAACAACTGCTGCAATTCATTGCAGCGCGCTCGCTGGAAAAAGGTGTAGAACCGCTCAAAGAGTATGTCATTGGAGTGGAGGCCTTTGGGCGCCCTGCCGATTTCGATCCAAAGACGGACACCATCGTACGTGTCCAGACTCACCGATTGCGGCTGAAACTGAAGGAGTATTACGAAGGCGAGGGTCGCCGCGATCCCATCCTGGTTGAGATTCCCAAAGGGCACTATCTGGCTCAGTTTGAAACCTCAACCGAGCTCAAGGGCATACTCGACGGTGAAGGCCAGACATCACAGAGCATCAGGGCCGGTGGTCCAAGAGGCACGCTGGGACAGGGCGTGGTGCGTCACCCAGGGCGGATTGCGTTATGGATTGGGACTGTTTGT
This is a stretch of genomic DNA from Edaphobacter acidisoli. It encodes these proteins:
- a CDS encoding glycosyl hydrolase family 28-related protein — encoded protein: MHDFQRRSRRELLSIGAVAGLSTLFDSSRQAYATEPSAVPDSNCQDVRKFGAAGDAKTDDTAAFQRALDAASKSGGGIVYAPPGRYLLRGSLIVPDGVTLQGSFACAPSHTGVRDRGQSKPGDDGTALLVTANQGHEEGEPFLTLNTNSTIRGLTLYYPEQVTDNTPIAYPWTIAMRGKNPAVLDVELLNPYQGIDASRNERHNIRNVTGQPIRRGIWVDAIYDIGRIENVHFNPWWNSHSAVYQWQTKNGEAFIFGRADWEYVLNTFCFGYHVGYKFVDTSTGNCNGNFLGIGADDCNRAILVEQCASYGLLITNGEFTSFHGDDPTMIEVRPTNSGVVRLSNSAFWGPCNQIAKIAGTGTVGLSDCTFVQWGKEGERAAIQASSGSILLRGCEFLQNKPHVLLGEDVKRAVLSGNLFAGPAQIQNHSHGDVQIGLNAASS
- a CDS encoding SGNH/GDSL hydrolase family protein, translated to MKAAFARSVLAGLLCSTLIAVTAQQPPSGAMPRASAQHISERQWVGTWATPPVHADTHRSFYQQTLRQIVHTSIGGTQARIRISNLFGSRPLHIEDVHLARWTRGTSIILANTDRLALFNGQPSVTIPPGASAVSDPVTITLPALSDVAISMYLPDHTGPATCNPDAHQTSYIAVGDVSGDTTLKNAATTGSWYYITNLDIQADSWRGALVTLGASITNGYKSTDNANLRWPDILAQRLLGAGLRIGVLNEGISGNRLLTYGAGESAEARFDRDVLAQPGVRWVIFSDDPINDLGSTRPIPKADQLIAGMQQLIDMAHRHHIQFLCSTLTPYQGANYWTPAGETAREEVNAFLRSKTSGCDAVMDQDLATHDPAHPTQYLPAYDSGDHLHPNDAGMQAIANAVDPSIFTQRKSH